One Nitrospinota bacterium DNA window includes the following coding sequences:
- a CDS encoding DsbC family protein, whose translation MGVKRMIIAASVAALVCFGGAAQAAKDATAQVMEELRKINPAAPLDAVSKTDIDGLYEVVINSQIFYFHLKTKTLFFGEMVRDKKSLTAERKTQIQMLLVQSLPLDKAVKIGNGPNAVVEFSDPDCPFCRKADAWLQNRQDVTVYLFFFPLPMHRDAAKKSRNILCAQNPVEAFRETMAGKWDKNFDLPAGCEEKANPVLEEHMKWGQKLGVTGTPAFWINGVGVAGADMERVEGLLKRNGGEEAKKPAAPKDNPKK comes from the coding sequence ATGGGCGTGAAAAGAATGATAATTGCGGCGTCGGTTGCGGCGCTGGTCTGTTTCGGCGGCGCGGCGCAGGCCGCCAAAGATGCCACCGCACAGGTGATGGAAGAATTGCGCAAGATCAACCCGGCCGCCCCGCTGGACGCGGTATCTAAAACCGATATTGACGGCCTGTACGAAGTGGTGATAAACAGCCAGATATTTTACTTCCATCTCAAAACCAAGACGCTGTTTTTCGGCGAAATGGTCCGCGACAAAAAGTCGCTGACGGCGGAACGGAAAACCCAGATACAGATGCTGCTGGTGCAGTCGCTCCCGCTGGACAAAGCGGTTAAAATCGGCAACGGCCCCAATGCCGTGGTGGAATTCAGCGACCCGGATTGCCCCTTCTGCCGCAAGGCGGATGCGTGGCTGCAAAACCGGCAGGACGTGACGGTTTACCTTTTCTTCTTCCCGCTGCCGATGCACCGCGACGCCGCGAAAAAATCGCGCAACATCCTCTGCGCCCAAAACCCCGTCGAGGCCTTCCGCGAAACGATGGCCGGCAAATGGGACAAGAACTTCGACCTCCCCGCGGGATGCGAGGAAAAGGCGAACCCGGTCTTGGAAGAGCATATGAAGTGGGGGCAAAAGCTGGGGGTGACCGGCACGCCGGCGTTCTGGATAAACGGCGTTGGAGTGGCCGGTGCCGACATGGAACGGGTTGAAGGCCTTCTGAAACGCAACGGGGGAGAGGAGGCCAAGAAGCCGGCCGCCCCGAAGGATAATCCGAAGAAGTAG
- a CDS encoding HPP family protein, with the protein MKQSGFVEYLKKFGGQGADAPPRVKTRYIFWSWLGAFCGIFAVAAITYRSGVPMMIGSFGASAVLIYAAIEGPLSQPRNLVGGHAISAVIAVGIYQMLGNTEFSIALAVSLAIVAMLATRTLHPPGGATALIGVSTKAGWTFVLYPVLGGALVLLMVALVVNNLASDRHYPKNWI; encoded by the coding sequence ATGAAGCAAAGCGGGTTCGTGGAATACCTGAAAAAATTCGGGGGACAGGGTGCCGATGCCCCCCCGCGCGTAAAGACCCGCTACATTTTCTGGTCCTGGCTGGGGGCCTTTTGCGGCATTTTCGCCGTGGCGGCCATTACTTACCGCTCCGGGGTGCCAATGATGATCGGCTCATTCGGCGCGTCCGCCGTCCTGATCTACGCCGCCATCGAAGGGCCGCTGTCGCAGCCGCGCAACCTCGTCGGCGGCCATGCCATCAGCGCCGTCATCGCGGTGGGCATTTATCAGATGTTGGGGAACACCGAGTTTTCCATCGCGCTGGCGGTGTCGCTCGCCATCGTGGCGATGCTGGCAACCCGTACGCTCCACCCGCCGGGGGGAGCCACCGCGCTTATCGGCGTCAGTACAAAAGCGGGATGGACGTTTGTGCTCTACCCCGTGTTGGGGGGGGCGCTCGTCCTGCTTATGGTCGCATTGGTGGTCAACAATCTCGCATCCGACCGCCACTATCCCAAAAACTGGATATAA